Proteins encoded within one genomic window of Macaca thibetana thibetana isolate TM-01 chromosome 3, ASM2454274v1, whole genome shotgun sequence:
- the CRYGN gene encoding gamma-crystallin N isoform X1 — protein sequence MAQRSGKITLYEGKHFTGRKLEVFGDCDNFQDRGFMNRVNSIRVESGAWVCFDHPDFRGQQFILEHGDYPDFFRWNSHSDHMGSCRPVGMHGEHFRLEIFEGCNFTGQCLEFLEDCPFLQSGGWAKNCINAIKVYGDGAWVLYEEPNYRGRMYVVERGDFRSFSDWEAHSARVQSLRRVVNFF from the exons ATGGCGCAGCGCTCGGGAAAG ATCACTCTCTATGAGGGCAAGCACTTCACGGGGAGGAAGCTGGAGGTCTTTGGGGACTGTGACAACTTCCAGGACCGGGGCTTTATGAACCGAGTGAACTCCATCCGCGTGGAGAGCGGAGCCTGGGTCTGCTTCGATCACCCTGACTTCCGGGGCCAGCAGTTCATCTTGGAGCACGGCGACTACCCCGACTTCTTCCGCTGGAACAGCCACAGTGACCACATGGGCTCCTGTCGGCCTGTAGGAATG CACGGGGAACATTTCCGCCTGGAAATCTTCGAGGGTTGCAACTTCACGGGCCAGTGCCTGGAGTTCCTGGAGGACTGCCCCTTCCTGCAGAGTGGGGGCTGGGCCAAGAACTGCATCAACGCCATCAAGGTGTACGGGGACGGAGC GTGGGTCCTGTACGAGGAGCCCAACTACCGCGGCCGCATGTACGTGGTGGAGAGGGGCGATTTCCGCAGCTTCTCCGACTGGGAGGCCCACAGCGCGCGGGTGCAGTCGCTCCGCAGGGTGGTCAACTTCTTCTAG
- the CRYGN gene encoding gamma-crystallin N isoform X2: protein MAQRSGKITLYEGKHFTGRKLEVFGDCDNFQDRGFMNRVNSIRVESGAWVCFDHPDFRGQQFILEHGDYPDFFRWNSHSDHMGSCRPVGMHGEHFRLEIFEGCNFTGQCLEFLEDCPFLQSGGWAKNCINAIKVYGDGAAWSPSSFGAEDFQASSSLQSDQGLEEATTRPATTQPPVLTAKF from the exons ATGGCGCAGCGCTCGGGAAAG ATCACTCTCTATGAGGGCAAGCACTTCACGGGGAGGAAGCTGGAGGTCTTTGGGGACTGTGACAACTTCCAGGACCGGGGCTTTATGAACCGAGTGAACTCCATCCGCGTGGAGAGCGGAGCCTGGGTCTGCTTCGATCACCCTGACTTCCGGGGCCAGCAGTTCATCTTGGAGCACGGCGACTACCCCGACTTCTTCCGCTGGAACAGCCACAGTGACCACATGGGCTCCTGTCGGCCTGTAGGAATG CACGGGGAACATTTCCGCCTGGAAATCTTCGAGGGTTGCAACTTCACGGGCCAGTGCCTGGAGTTCCTGGAGGACTGCCCCTTCCTGCAGAGTGGGGGCTGGGCCAAGAACTGCATCAACGCCATCAAGGTGTACGGGGACGGAGC AGCATGGAGCCCTAGCAGCTTCGGAGCCGAGGACTTCCAGGCAAGCAGCTCTCTTCAATCAGATCAAGGACTGGAAGAGGCCACCACAAGACCAGCAACAACCCAGCCACCTGTCCTGACTGCAAAGTTCTGA